One Pyrus communis chromosome 4, drPyrComm1.1, whole genome shotgun sequence genomic region harbors:
- the LOC137732594 gene encoding protein DETOXIFICATION 33-like — MEAGNDNHNTPLLVSNHSGQEDGGEEKIEFVKQFGIGSKRLWKIAGPAIFTALCQYSLGALTQTFAGFVGDLELAAVSIENSVIAGLAFGVMLGMGSALETLCGQAYGAGQIRMLGVYMQRSWIILLVTACVLVPVYVWSPPILELVGETTEISAGKFAVWMLPQLFAYALNFPIQKKKKKKKKFLQAQRKVSVIAWISAAVPVEHAVFSWLLMIKLGWGLTGAAITLNTSDACKAALEKKIAKLTPATVVKIGEELQ, encoded by the coding sequence ATGGAGGCTGGCAATGACAACCACAATACGCCTCTCCTGGTTTCCAACCACAGCGGCCAGGAGGACGGCGGAGAGGAGAAGATCGAATTTGTTAAGCAGTTCGGCATCGGGTCCAAGAGGCTGTGGAAAATTGCCGGCCCTGCAATCTTCACCGCCCTCTGTCAGTACTCCTTGGGTGCCCTCACTCAGACCTTTGCCGGGTTTGTCGGTGATCTCGAGCTAGCCGCCGTCTCCATCGAGAATTCTGTCATCGCGGGACTCGCCTTCGGTGTCATGTTGGGTATGGGAAGTGCATTGGAAACCCTGTGTGGGCAAGCGTACGGTGCGGGTCAGATCCGGATGTTAGGGGTGTACATGCAGAGGTCGTGGATCATTCTGCTGGTGACAGCTTGCGTTTTGGTCCCCGTCTATGTGTGGTCCCCACCCATTCTCGAGCTAGTTGGAGAGACCACCGAGATTTCCGCCGGGAAGTTTGCAGTGTGGATGCTTCCACAGTTGTTCGCCTATGCCCTCAACTttccaattcaaaaaaaaaaaaaaaaaaaaaaaaaattcttacaaGCACAGAGGAAAGTTAGCGTGATAGCCTGGATCTCAGCTGCAGTACCTGTAGAACATGCAGTCTTCAGTTGGTTGCTGATGATTAAGCTCGGCTGGGGTCTGACTGGCGCAGCGATCACACTCAACACCTCCGATGCCTGCAAGGCCGCCTTGGAGAAGAAGATCGCAAAGCTCACTCCGGCCACCGTGGTCAAAATCGGCGAAGAACTTCagtga